Proteins encoded in a region of the Tripterygium wilfordii isolate XIE 37 chromosome 21, ASM1340144v1, whole genome shotgun sequence genome:
- the LOC119988171 gene encoding uncharacterized protein LOC119988171, with amino-acid sequence MAEGPPGHGNRAQEVNPEDLEASMPVRDPSNVVSQPPPPLQEQPKSAVELNKTPQEQAIDETKEPEKEDKVEEEDFIPYSDDDYYYPDEDEEEEEEEEDEDQPQQEEGKGGGGVEGGNSSDEKGKQLYSTDSFTFNPTAFEMIKRPYKDIEESSNPPESAKKMKEECSASDEKDPFLEGLMIDVNGEIAFLNNLIEYHSRNMVYPFEDFLALDDYIKEWLKVDVPKDKLMEKITWLKRKYMEEAGKITAFRPREEEAIELCKKIWGTSDERAAGGDSPIINLTSLIKNQSEGNFDFDEGGTVKVKRMKEMGATSGDKDPVMKFLERLAGGDDVNADVSFLNELIEYHSNNLIYPFEHFIALDDFIKDWLKVDVPKDKMREIIDGLKRKYGKEVGEMGKITDLGPQQRKAIELVKKIWPDEIGTQTKEDEDIKESPKDGSEHDSS; translated from the coding sequence ATGGCTGAAGGACCTCCAGGACATGGAAACAGAGCACAAGAAGTGAACCCTGAAGATCTTGAAGCTTCCATGCCTGTAAGAGATCCTTCAAATGTTGTTTCTCAGCCTCCTCCTCCACTTCAAGAACAGCCCAAATCTGCTGTTGAACTGAACAAGACTCCCCAAGAACAAGCCATTGATGAAACAAAAGAACCAGAAAAGGAAGATAAGGTAGAAGAAGAGGATTTCATCCCTTATTCTGATGATGATTACTATTATcctgatgaagatgaagaagaagaagaggaggaggaagacgAAGACCAACCACAACAAGAAGAGGGAAAAGGAGGAGGGGGAGTAGAAGGAGGCAATTCTTCTGATGAGAAAGGCAAGCAACTTTATTCAACTGACTCATTTACATTCAATCCAACCGCGTTTGAGATGATTAAACGTCCTTACAAGGACATTGAAGAATCGAGTAATCCACCAGAAAGTGCGAAAAAGATGAAGGAAGAGTGCTCTGCTAGTGATGAAAAAGACCCTTTTCTTGAGGGGttaatgattgatgtaaatggTGAGATTGCATTCTTGAACAACCTCATTGAGTATCACTCAAGAAATATGGTATACCCATTTGAGGATTTCCTTGCTTTGGATGATTACATCAAGGAATGGCTTAAAGTTGATGTTCCAAAAGATAAATTGATGGAGAAAATTACTTGGCTGAAGAGGAAGTACATGGAGGAAGCTGGAAAGATTACTGCTTTCAGACCCCGAGAGGAAGAGGCGATTgaattgtgcaagaaaatatgGGGTACTTCTGATGAAAGAGCAGCAGGAGGTGATTCTCCAATCATCAATCTGACATCCCTGATTAAAAATCAGTCTGAGGGCAATTTTGATTTCGATGAGGGCGGTACGGTGAAGGTGAAAAGAATGAAGGAGATGGGTGCAACCAGCGGGGACAAAGATCCTGTGATGAAGTTTCTCGAGAGGTTAGCAGGAGGTGATGATGTAAATGCTGATGTTTCATTCTTGAACGAGCTTATTGAATACCATTCGAACAATCTGATATACCCATTTGAGCACTTCATTGCCTTGGACGATTTCATCAAGGACTGGCTTAAAGTTGATGTTCCCAAAGACAAAATGAGGGAGATAATTGATGGGTTGAAGAGGAAGTATGGGAAGGAAGTTGGCGAGATGGGAAAGATCACTGATTTAGGACCGCAACAGCGGAAGGCAATCGAGCTGGTTAAGAAAATATGGCCCGATGAGATCGGAACTCAGACAAAGGAAGACGAAGATATTAAGGAGAGTCCAAAAGATGGATCGGAGCATGATTCATCTTAG
- the LOC119988279 gene encoding calcium/calmodulin-regulated receptor-like kinase 1: MRGESSGLIIGISIGVVIGVLLAILAFLCVRYHRKRSQIGNSSSRRTVTIPIRENGANSCTILSDSTIGPESPMKSGRNGKLFWLEGFKKNNGVSMSGIPVYPYKDLQKATYNFTTLIGQGAFGPVYKAQMSTGEIVAVKVLATDSKQGEREFQTEVMLLGRLHHRNLVNLVGYCAEKGQHILIYVYMSKGSLASHLYNESNEPLNWDVRVHIALDIARGLEYLHDGAVPPVIHRDIKSSNILLDNSMRARVSDFGLSREEMVDKHAAIRGTFGYLDPEYVSTRTFTKKSDVYSFGVLLFELIAGRNPQQGLMEYVELAAMNTDGKVGWEELVDARLDGNFDVQELNEVAALAYKCINRSPRKRPSMRDVVQVLSRVVKSRHDIKHHKKSLSAATDEVSIDMDQPENMTPVSGHRREESIDSTDTYEV; encoded by the exons ATGAGAGGGGAGTCATCTGGATTGATTATTGGGATCTCCATAGGTGTGGTGATCGGTGTGCTATTGGCTATTTTGGCGTTCTTATGTGTTAGGTACCATAGGAAGCGGTCACAGATAGGGAATAGCAGTTCGAGGAGGACAGTGACTATTCCAATCAGAGAAAATGGTGCCAATTCATGTACTATCCTTTCAGACTCAACTATTGGTCCCGAATCACCAATGAAATCTGGACGCAATGGAAAGTTGTTCTGGCTTGAAGGATTCAAGAAAAACAATGGCGTTTCCATGTCTGGGATACCAGTTTATCCATACAA GGATCTGCAGAAGGCAACCTACAATTTTACAACCTTAATAGGACAAGGAGCATTTGGTCCAGTTTACAAAGCTCAGATGTCAACTGGTGAGATTGTGGCTGTTAAAGTGCTAGCAACAGATTCTAAGCAAGGGGAGAGAGAGTTCCAGACAGAG GTCATGCTATTGGGAAGGTTGCATCATAGAAACCTTGTGAATTTGGTTGGATACTGTGCAGAAAAGGGTCAACATATTCTTATATATGTTTACATGAGTAAAGGCAGTTTGGCTTCTCATTTGTACA ATGAAAGCAATGAACCCTTAAACTGGGATGTGAGGGTCCATATTGCTTTAGATATTGCAAGAGGCCTGGAGTATCTTCATGACGGG GCAGTTCCTCCTGTAATACACAGGGACATAAAATCTTCCAATATCTTGTTGGATAATTCTATGAGAGCCAGG GTATCTGACTTTGGGCTTTCAAGAGAAGAGATGGTAGACAAACATGCTGCTATACGAGGAACGTTCGGATATCTTGATCCTGAATATGTTTCTACCAGAACCTTCACTAAGAAAAGCGACGTTTACAGTTTTGGTGTTTTGCTTTTTGAACTTATCGCTGGCAGAAATCCTCAGCAGGGTCTCATGGAGTACGTCGAGCTT GCAGCCATGAATACCGATGGGAAAGTGGGATGGGAAGAACTCGTGGATGCTCGTCTTGATGGAAATTTTGACGTGCAAGAGCTCAATGAAGTTGCTGCTCTTGCATACAAATGCATCAACCGTTCCCCAAGAAAACGACCATCCATGAGGGACGTCGTGCAAGTTCTGTCTCGGGTTGTTAAATCAAGGCACGACATAAAGCATCACAAGAAGTCCCTGTCTGCCGCAACAGATGAAGTTTCCATTGATATGGACCAACCAGAAAATATGACTCCAGTCTCTGGACATCGGAGGGAGGAGTCTATCGACAGTACCGACACATATGAAGTTTAG
- the LOC119989158 gene encoding formin-like protein 5 codes for MVIQGQGQMSIIRMSYFIVLVFFVCTAKTTSFEYRKAAEDAFFSQLVDPATGEVDEEMAEQLWISCRLDLIHLKEANEGPGFCFPEGTCDWTDEIGSKSRPLAKENMQKLFDFLQPQLRQTLLDCVRKKNLQVPVSGDSPGLWTRYGKNLETMFPRFRAPKRILLQSIGVSPAPSPSPADGLPSFSPSPSPDIAPSPDVGPSPSEVSNAPSPDLRPQSSFFPSEDPPEPSLPPPSDARSSSGPNSGSNGNADKNKSSRKTVVIAVVVTAAVTLIVAASLFLCCSKVCRTGSGVKRNDERPLLSLSLSDYSVGSSHKSFALGNTIKEQKLGHQSFGNNSIYTVDENSSLGDIGAAKHSAEAFGTFGIGTQLPPPPGRVGRASSGLPTLKPPSGKAEPLPPEPCASLKPPRSMDGPPPPPPPPPPPPPPPPPPPSVSPPTLKPLGSAGPAPPGPPPPPPIAPGAKPSSRPPPPPPKDGIAPPQPPQRMALGSKVPRPPVGLKHPSNTGDSEGAGSGGDDGSKAKLKPFFWDKVLANPDQSMVWHQIKSGSFQFNEEMIETLFGYTPADKNKGGHKKESSSQDPSPQYIQILDPKKAQNLSILLRALNVTIEEVHDALQEGNELPAELLQTLLKMAPTADEELRLRLFSGELSQLGPAERFLKAMMEIPFAFRRMEALLFMGTLQEDVNNTKESFETLEVACKELRNSRLFLKLLEAVLKTGNRMNDGTFRGGAQAFKLDTLLKLADVKGVDGKTTLLHFVVKEITRSEGLKAARLARENRSLSSIKTDDLLEETTDETEEYHRNLGLQVVSGLSSELENVKKASVLDADSLTGTIAKLGQALLKIRDFLNKDLKSIDEENGFHQTLKSFVQNAEVDVMWLLEEEKRIMALVKSTGDYFHGNAAKDEGLRLFVIVRDFLIILDKVCREVRESQNKEKFQKKNAQTAPTSSDPRQQPSPDPRQRLFPAIADRRMDFSSSSDDES; via the exons ATGGTGATTCAAGGTCAAGGTCAAATGAGTATCATAAGAATGAGTTATTTCATTGTCTTGGTGTTTTTTGTTTGCACTGCGAAGACTACGAGCTTCGAATACAGGAAGGCAGCAGAGGATGCATTTTTCAGCCAACTAGTTGATCCGGCCACTGGCGAAGTTGATGAGGAAATG GCAGAGCAATTATGGATCAGTTGCAGGCTAGATTTGATCCATTTGAAGGAAGCTAATGAAGGACCCGGGTTTTGTTTTCCAGAAGGAACATGTGATTGGACAGATGAGATTGGTTCAAAAAGTAGGCCTCTAGCAAAAGAAAACATGCAGAAGTTGTTTGATTTCCTGCAACCTCAGTTAAGACAAACTCTTTTAGATTGtgtgaggaaaaaaaatcttcaagtaCCTGTATCTGGAGACAGTCCTGGTCTTTGGACTCGGTATGGGAAGAATCTTGAGACCATGTTTCCCAGGTTTCGTGCTCCTAAAAGAATCTTGCTTCAGAGCATCGGTGTGTCACCTGCCCCGTCTCCTTCCCCTGCTGACGGGTTACCTAGTTTCAGTCCATCACCATCCCCGGATATTGCCCCCTCTCCTGATGTGGGTCCTTCCCCATCTGAAGTCTCTAATGCTCCTAGTCCTGATTTGCGTCCACAAAGCTCTTTCTTTCCATCTGAAGACCCCCCTGAACCAAGTTTACCTCCTCCATCTGATGCCAGATCTTCTTCGGGTCCCAATAGTGGTTCTAATGGTAATGCAGATAAGAACAAAAGCAGTAGAAAAACTGTTGTTATTGCTGTTGTGGTAACTGCAGCAGTGACACTTATTGTGGCAGCATCCCTTTTTCTGTGCTGTTCAAAGGTCTGTAGAACTGGCTCTGGAGTTAAACGAAATGATGAGAGGCCCCTTCTTAGCCTAAGTTTAAGCGACTACTCTGTTG GTTCTTCACACAAGTCATTTGCATTAGGAAATACAATTAAAGAGCAGAAGCTTGGTCATCAATCTTTTGGTAATAACTCAATCTATACAGTTGATGAAAACTCCTCCTTAGGTGACATTGGTGCTGCAAAACATTCTGCTGAAGCCTTTGGAACATTTGGTATTGGTACACAGTTACCGCCTCCTCCTGGAAGGGTGGGTAGAGCCTCTTCAGGACTGCCTACCTTGAAGCCCCCTTCTGGCAAGGCAGAGCCTCTCCCTCCGGAGCCATGTGCTTCTCTTAAGCCTCCTCGCAGCATGGATggccctcctcctcctcctcctcctccccctccccctccccctccccctccccctcccccttcaGTATCACCTCCCACACTGAAACCTCTTGGCAGTGCTGGCCCAGCACCTCCTGGaccacctcctccaccacccATTGCCCCAGGTGCCAAACCTAGTTCTCGCCCACCTCCTCCTCCCCCAAAAGACGGTATTGCCCCCCCACAACCTCCTCAACGAATGGCCTTAGGTTCTAAGGTTCCTCGGCCGCCTGTTGGCCTGAAACATCCTTCAAATACAGGAGATAGTGAAGGAGCTGGCTCAGGGGGTGATGATGGTTCTAAAGCCAAGCTGAAGCCCTTTTTCTGGGATAAAGTTCTAGCAAACCCTGATCAGTCAATGGTTTGGCATCAGATTAAGTCTGGATCGTTCCA ATTCAATGAGGAGATGATAGAAACTCTGTTTGGGTATACACCTGCTGATAAAAACAAAGGGGGTCACAAGAAAGAGTCTTCCTCTCAAGATCCTTCACCTCAGTACATTCAGATCCTTGACCcaaaaaaagcacaaaacttATCAATTCTTTTGCGTGCGTTGAATGTGACAATAGAAGAAGTTCATGACGCACTTCAAGAAG GAAATGAGCTACCTGCGGAACTTCTTCAAACTCTGTTGAAGATGGCCCCAACTGCAGATGAAGAACTGCGTCTTAGGCTGTTCAGTGGTGAACTTTCTCAACTAGGACCTGCCGAGAGGTTCTTAAAAGCCATGATGGAAATTCCATTTGCTTTTAGAAGGATGGAGGCTCTGCTTTTCATGGGTACCCTTCAGGAGGATGTTAATAATACAAAAGAGTCCTTTGAAACATTAGAG GTTGCCTGCAAGGAACTCAGAAATAGCCGACTATTCCTAAAGCTTCTTGAAGCTGTTCTCAAAACCGGCAACCGCATGAATGATGGAACTTTCCGTGGTGGGGCACAAGCATTCAAACTTGACACACTTCTGAAATTGGCTGATGTTAAAGGAGTAGATGGGAAAACAACACTCTTGCACTTCGTTGTCAAGGAAATAACTCGCTCTGAAGGTTTGAAGGCTGCCCGATTAGCAAGGGAGAACCGAAGCTTATCAAGCATCAAAACAGATGATCTTCTTGAAGAAACTACTGATGAAACAGAAGAGTACCATCGCAACCTTGGTCTTCAGGTGGTTTCAGGTTTGAGCAGTGAACTTGAAAATGTAAAGAAAGCATCGGTTCTAGATGCTGACAGCTTAACTGGAACTATTGCAAAACTTGGCCAAGCACTGTTAAAAATCCGTGATTTCCTGAACAAAGACTTGAAGAGTATTGATGAAGAAAATGGGTTCCACCAAACATTGAAGAGTTTTGTGCAGAATGCTGAGGTTGATGTTATGTGGTTGCtggaggaagaaaagagaatcaTGGCTCTGGTGAAGAGCACTGGTGATTACTTCCATGGGAATGCTGCCAAGGATGAGGGTTTACGATTGTTTGTCATTGTACGAGATTTTTTGATAATCTTAGATAAGGTATGCAGAGAGGTAAGGGAgtcccaaaataaagaaaaattccAGAAAAAGAATGCGCAGACTGCACCAACTTCGTCCGATCCACGTCAACAACCATCTCCTGATCCACGCCAGCGTCTTTTCCCAGCAATTGCAGATCGACGGATGGATTTTAGTTCTAGTTCAGATGATGAGAGTTGA
- the LOC119990219 gene encoding uncharacterized protein LOC119990219: MKFLLEFVSCCGCAATTTSTVATEDSGNGSVFVELGPSAISPRSEETLSLVNSSRRYRRRKCGRVGTSGCGEWRPSLSSINEDHVVMIERRRRSEVERTVKRKGSVSGGSGDRSFRDDNGRNPFSVVPAFVPTPFMF; encoded by the exons ATGAAGTTTTTGCTGGAATTCGTTTCTTGCTGCGGCTGCGCAGCGACCACAACCTCTACCGTCGCTACCGAAGACAGCGGCAACGGAAGCGTCTTCGTCGAATTAGGTCCGTCTGCGATCTCTCCGAGATCTGAGGAGACTCTTTCGCTGGTGAATTCCTCCCGCCGGTACCGGCGGAGGAAGTGCGGGAGGGTGGGGACGTCTGGATGCGGTGAGTGGAGGCCGTCGTTGAGCTCGATTAACGAGGATCACGTCGTGATGAttgaaaggagaagaagaagcgaGGTTGAACGGACGGTCAAGAGAAAAGGAAGCGTCTCTGGCGGTTCCGGCGATCGAAGCTTCAGGGACGACAACGG GAGAAATCCATTTTCAGTTGTGCCGGCATTCGTTCCAACACCCTTTATGTTTTGA
- the LOC119988172 gene encoding probable histone H2A.1 — translation MAGRGKTLGSGASKKATSRSSKAGLQFPVGRIARFLKAGKYAERVGAGAPVYLAAVLEYLAAEVLELAGNAARDNKKTRIVPRHIQLAVRNDEELSKLLGDVTIANGGVMPNIHNLLLPRKTGAGKSSGGDDES, via the exons ATGGCCGGCAGAGGGAAGACTCTGGGATCCGGAGCCTCGAAGAAGGCCACCTCTAGGAGTAGCAAGGCCGGTTTGCAATTCCCGGTCGGTCGTATTGCGAGGTTTCTGAAGGCCGGGAAGTACGCCGAGCGTGTCGGTGCCGGAGCGCCTGTTTACCTCGCCGCCGTCCTTGAGTACCTTGCTGCAGAG GTCCTTGAATTGGCTGGAAATGCGGCCAGAGACAATAAGAAAACCCGTATAGTGCCTCGCCACATCCAATTGGCTGTGAGGAACGATGAGGAATTAAGCAAGCTTCTTGGGGATGTGACCATTGCCAATGGAGGTGTGATGCCCAACATTCACAACCTTCTTCTCCCCAGGAAGACTGGTGCAGGCAAGTCATCTGGTGGTGATGATGAGAGTTAG
- the LOC119988732 gene encoding uncharacterized protein LOC119988732: MPTVWFSLKRSLHCKSEPSDVHDPKSGKHLSTILTRKAGRSGCSRSIANLKDVIHGSKRHHLDKPPSCSPRSIGSSEFLNPMTHEVILSNSRCELKITGFGGFQEGVPSADSNGSNNGGSVSSGGGGSTFVGTLRPGTPGPGPGGNPTMHYSNPSFKASATPQRKSPFSLSDRQGSVSVPSSRRVSLETDSNGSSAISCHKCGEQFSKWDAAEAHHLSKHAVTELVEGDSSRKIVEIICRTSWSKSENHCGRIERVLKVHNMQKTLARFEDYREMVKIKASKLQKKHPRCLADGNELLRFYGTTVACNLGLNGSSSLCGSEKCCVCRIIRNGFSAKKELKEEIGVFTTCTSGRAFESIEAVEDDPSIRRALVVCRVIAGRVHRPLENIQEIAGQTGFDSLAGKVGLYSNIEELYLLNPKALLPCFVVICKP; encoded by the exons ATGCCAACAGTGTGGTTTTCCTTGAAGAGATCTCTACACTGCAAATCAGAACCATCAGATGTTCATGACCCAAAATCAGGGAAACATTTGAGCACAATCTTGACAAGGAAAGCGGGAAGGTCTGGCTGTTCAAGGTCTATTGCAAATCTCAAAGATGTTATTCATGGAAGCAAGAGACACCACTTGGATAAACCCCCAAGTTGCAGCCCAAGATCTATTGGTAGCAGTGAGTTCCTAAACCCAATGACCCATGAAGTGATACTGAGCAACTCAAGATGTGAGCTCAAAATCACTGGTTTTGGTGGGTTCCAAGAAGGTGTTCCAAGTGCTGATAGTAATGGGTCTAACAATGGTGGAAGTGTAAGTAGTGGTGGAGGTGGTTCAACATTTGTGGGTACTTTAAGGCCTGGAACTCCTGGTCCTGGACCTGGAGGAAACCCAACAATGCACTATTCTAATCCTTCATTTAAAGCATCAGCAACGCCTCAAAGAAAGTCTCCATTTTCATTGTCTGATAGACAAGGGAGTGTTTCTGTTCCTTCAAGCAGAAGGGTCTCTCTTGAGACTGACTCTAATGGGTCATCTGCAATTTCTTGCCATAAATGTGGAGAACAGTTCAGTAAATGGGATGCTGCTGAAGCACACCATCTCTCTAAGCATGCTG TCACAGAACTTGTTGAAGGTGATTCATCTAGAAAAATTGTAGAGATAATATGCAGGACAAGCTGGTCAAAGAGTGAGAACCATTGTGGCAGGATTGAGAGAGTATTGAAAGTCCACAATATGCAGAAAACTCTAGCTAGATTTGAAGATTACAGAGAAATGGTGAAGATTAAAGCCAGTAAGCTCCAAAAGAAACACCCTAGATGCCTTGCTGATGGGAATGAACTGTTAAGGTTCTATGGCACAACTGTGGCTTGCAATCTTGGCCTAAATGGTTCATCTAGTCTTTGTGGATCTGAAAAATGTTGTGTGTGTCGAATAATTCGAAATGGGTTCTCTGCGAAGAAAGAACTCAAAGAAGAAATTGGTGTTTTCACAACTTGTACTAGTGGAAGGGCATTTGAATCCATTGAAGCAGTTGAAGATGACCCAAGTATAAGAAGAGCTTTGGTTGTTTGTAGAGTGATTGCAGGGAGGGTTCATAGGCCATTGGAGAATATACAAGAAATAGCAGGCCAAACTGGGTTTGATTCATTGGCTGGTAAAGTGGGTCTCTACTCAAATATTGAAGAGCTTTAtcttctaaaccctaaagcccTCCTTCCTTGCTTTGTGGTTATATGCAAACCCTga
- the LOC119989977 gene encoding 50S ribosomal protein L24, chloroplastic-like: MAAVTALQSSMAGLSLSSNSFLGQRLSLPVFSPLPAKPTLKPCQVVAKLKRWERKKCKSNSLPILQKMHVKVGDTVKVIAGRDKGKTGEIAEVFRHSSMVLLKDINIKIKHVKSKEEGEPGQIIRIEAPIHSSNVMLYSKDQNVASRVGHKILEDGTRVRYLVKTGEVIDNAENWKKLKESKGKVEEAAVAAS, encoded by the exons ATGGCAGCCGTGACTGCACTTCAAAGCTCAATGGCCggtctttctctctcctcaaacTCATTCTTGGGCCAGCGCCTCTCACTTCCCGTCTTCTCACCTTTGCCT GCTAAACCAACGTTGAAGCCTTGTCAAGTTGTAGCGAAG CTTAAGCGATGGGAGAGGAAGAAATGCAAGTCGAACAGTCTCCCAATTTTACAGAAAATGCATGTCAAGGTAGGAGATACGGTTAAAGTAATAGCTGGACGGGACAAGGGTAAAACTGGAGAGATAGCGGAAGTTTTCAGGCACAGCAGCATGGTGCTTTTGAAAGATATAAACATTAAGATAAAGCATGTGAAAAGCAAGGAAGAGGGTGAACCTGGGCAGATCATCAGG ATTGAAGCACCCATTCACAGCTCGAATGTAATGCTTTATTCAAAAGATCAGAATGTAGCAAGCCGAGTGGGTCATAAAATTCTTGAAGATGGGACACGAGTACGTTACCTCGTAAAAACTGGAGAAGTAATTGACAATGCTGAAAACTGGAAGAAATTAAAGGAATCGAAAGGAAAGGTTGAGGAAGCAGCTGTTGCTGCCTCCTAG
- the LOC119989975 gene encoding putative anthocyanidin reductase isoform X1: MQEMEVKGEVAPTYCVTGATGFVGSWLVKVLLERGYMVHATIRDPAKSLHLLSLWTGTDRLRLFQADLEQEGSFDEAVKGCHGVFHVAASMEFDIIHTEKVEDYVQSNIIDPGIKGTLNLLKSCLKSKSIKRVVFTSSISTMTAKDSNGDWRPVVDESCKTRVDHVWNMKASGWVYVLSKLLSEEAAFRFANENGIDLVSVITTTVAGPFLTPSVPSSIQVLFSPITGDCKFFSILSAVNTRMGSLALVHIEDICNAHIFLMENARAEGEYICCTGSCVMSELLDLLAQEYPSSNLQSIEGKFQASKPPEISSKKLRDLGFSYKYGIKEIIRHTVAACSDLGFLPPTRK; encoded by the exons ATGCAGGAAATGGAGGTCAAAGGAGAGGTTGCTCCCACTTATTGTGTTACTGGAGCCACTGGGTTTGTTGGGTCTTGGTTGGTGAAGGTTCTGCTTGAAAGAGGCTACATGGTTCATGCCACTATCAGAGATCCAG CAAAGTCTTTGCATCTACTATCATTGTGGACGGGCACTGACCGGTTGAGACTATTCCAAGCTGATTTGGAACAAGAAGGAAGTTTTGATGAGGCTGTAAAAGGCTGTCATGGTGTGTTTCATGTTGCAGCTTCAATGGAATTCGACATTATCCACACAGAGAAAGTTG AGGACTATGTTCAATCAAACATTATTGACCCTGGTATCAAAGGGACCTTAAATCTTCTCAAATCTTGCTTGAAATCAAAATCGATAAAAAGGGTTGTTTTCACATCTTCCATTAGTACCATGACTGCTAAAGACAGCAATGGAGATTGGAGACCTGTAGTTGATGAATCCTGCAAGACCCGCGTCGATCATGTCTGGAATATGAAAGCAAGTGGATGG GTTTATGTACTGTCCAAGCTTCTATCAGAAGAAGCGGCATTCAGATTTGCAAATGAGAATGGCATTGATCTTGTTTCAGTAATAACAACAACAGTTGCTGGTCCATTCCTAACTCCAAGTGTTCCTTCAAGCATCCAAGTTTTGTTTTCTCCAATAACAG GAGACTGCAAGTTCTTCTCAATACTGTCTGCTGTAAATACCAGAATGGGATCACTTGCTTTAGTTCACATCGAAGATATATGCAATGCTCACATATTTCTAATGGAGAATGCCAGAGCAGAGGGCGAATATATATGCTGTACTGGAAGTTGTGTAATGTCTGAATTGCTTGATCTTCTTGCACAAGAGTATCCTTCCTCAAATTTGCAGAG CATTGAAGGGAAATTTCAGGCCTCAAAACCACCAGAAATTTCTTCAAAGAAGCTAAGAGATTTGGGTTTTAGTTACAAGTATGGAATCAAAGAGATCATTCGTCACACCGTTGCAGCCTGTTCGGATTTGGGGTTTTTACCTCCCACCAGAAAGTAA
- the LOC119989975 gene encoding putative anthocyanidin reductase isoform X2: MPLSEIQSLHLLSLWTGTDRLRLFQADLEQEGSFDEAVKGCHGVFHVAASMEFDIIHTEKVEDYVQSNIIDPGIKGTLNLLKSCLKSKSIKRVVFTSSISTMTAKDSNGDWRPVVDESCKTRVDHVWNMKASGWVYVLSKLLSEEAAFRFANENGIDLVSVITTTVAGPFLTPSVPSSIQVLFSPITGDCKFFSILSAVNTRMGSLALVHIEDICNAHIFLMENARAEGEYICCTGSCVMSELLDLLAQEYPSSNLQSIEGKFQASKPPEISSKKLRDLGFSYKYGIKEIIRHTVAACSDLGFLPPTRK; the protein is encoded by the exons ATGCCACTATCAGAGATCCAG TCTTTGCATCTACTATCATTGTGGACGGGCACTGACCGGTTGAGACTATTCCAAGCTGATTTGGAACAAGAAGGAAGTTTTGATGAGGCTGTAAAAGGCTGTCATGGTGTGTTTCATGTTGCAGCTTCAATGGAATTCGACATTATCCACACAGAGAAAGTTG AGGACTATGTTCAATCAAACATTATTGACCCTGGTATCAAAGGGACCTTAAATCTTCTCAAATCTTGCTTGAAATCAAAATCGATAAAAAGGGTTGTTTTCACATCTTCCATTAGTACCATGACTGCTAAAGACAGCAATGGAGATTGGAGACCTGTAGTTGATGAATCCTGCAAGACCCGCGTCGATCATGTCTGGAATATGAAAGCAAGTGGATGG GTTTATGTACTGTCCAAGCTTCTATCAGAAGAAGCGGCATTCAGATTTGCAAATGAGAATGGCATTGATCTTGTTTCAGTAATAACAACAACAGTTGCTGGTCCATTCCTAACTCCAAGTGTTCCTTCAAGCATCCAAGTTTTGTTTTCTCCAATAACAG GAGACTGCAAGTTCTTCTCAATACTGTCTGCTGTAAATACCAGAATGGGATCACTTGCTTTAGTTCACATCGAAGATATATGCAATGCTCACATATTTCTAATGGAGAATGCCAGAGCAGAGGGCGAATATATATGCTGTACTGGAAGTTGTGTAATGTCTGAATTGCTTGATCTTCTTGCACAAGAGTATCCTTCCTCAAATTTGCAGAG CATTGAAGGGAAATTTCAGGCCTCAAAACCACCAGAAATTTCTTCAAAGAAGCTAAGAGATTTGGGTTTTAGTTACAAGTATGGAATCAAAGAGATCATTCGTCACACCGTTGCAGCCTGTTCGGATTTGGGGTTTTTACCTCCCACCAGAAAGTAA